A region from the Natronoarchaeum mannanilyticum genome encodes:
- a CDS encoding DUF7322 domain-containing protein, producing the protein MFDEPADEEPDEVAPEEELDFDVVDSESTLPPEIPQAPEPPPASEASEELQKMFWSVVVLLNLAILAASLGVMYIIFRGRLQLGGGLILVGLLGGLHAYRIYRRYEYE; encoded by the coding sequence GTGTTCGACGAACCGGCCGACGAGGAACCGGACGAGGTTGCTCCGGAGGAGGAACTGGACTTCGACGTCGTCGATTCCGAATCGACGCTTCCCCCGGAGATTCCGCAAGCGCCCGAACCGCCGCCGGCGTCGGAAGCCTCCGAGGAGCTCCAGAAGATGTTCTGGAGCGTCGTCGTGCTGCTGAACCTCGCTATTCTCGCGGCCAGCCTCGGCGTCATGTACATCATCTTCCGCGGCCGGCTCCAGCTCGGCGGCGGGCTGATTCTGGTCGGTCTGCTGGGCGGTCTCCACGCGTATCGAATCTACCGGCGCTACGAGTACGAGTAG
- a CDS encoding S1C family serine protease: MSERPIDRRRVLALGGAALTTALAGCGSRTEAEQPQHPEQADQASTESPYAAVYRDVADAVALIRAPGGQGSGFAYDEHHVVTNAHVVGTADAVDVQFRDGQWRSGEVVGVDPHSDLAAVALDDLPDGVEPLALAEEPAVVGREVVAIGSPYSLDGTVTTGIVSGVDRSIPAPTGFRIPDGIQTDAAVNPGNSGGPLVSLDGGVLAVINSGGGDNIAFGISAPLARRVVPELIESGNYRHPYLGVALTPVTPAVAAANDLDEARGILVVDVAPGGPAAERLRPATGSAAVDGARVRTDGDVLVEIDATEVVTTEDLGSYLALNAAPGDTVECRVLRDGTERTVEVELGVRPGRPSDAV; encoded by the coding sequence ATGTCAGAGCGCCCAATCGACAGGCGACGGGTTCTGGCGCTGGGCGGCGCCGCGCTGACGACCGCTCTCGCCGGCTGTGGGTCGAGGACCGAGGCCGAACAGCCCCAGCACCCCGAGCAGGCAGATCAAGCGTCGACCGAGAGCCCCTACGCAGCGGTGTACCGGGACGTCGCAGACGCCGTCGCGCTGATCCGAGCGCCCGGCGGACAGGGGTCGGGATTCGCGTACGACGAGCACCACGTGGTCACGAACGCTCACGTCGTCGGGACGGCCGACGCCGTCGACGTGCAGTTCCGGGACGGGCAGTGGCGTTCGGGCGAGGTGGTCGGCGTCGATCCGCACAGCGACCTGGCCGCGGTCGCGCTCGACGACCTCCCCGACGGCGTCGAGCCGCTCGCACTGGCCGAGGAGCCCGCGGTCGTCGGCCGGGAGGTCGTCGCGATCGGCAGTCCCTACTCGCTCGACGGAACCGTCACGACCGGGATCGTCAGCGGCGTCGACCGCTCGATTCCGGCGCCGACCGGGTTCCGGATTCCCGACGGCATCCAGACCGACGCCGCGGTGAACCCGGGCAACAGCGGCGGTCCGCTGGTGTCGCTGGACGGCGGCGTGCTCGCGGTGATCAACTCGGGCGGCGGCGACAACATCGCCTTCGGCATCTCGGCGCCGCTCGCGCGCCGGGTCGTCCCCGAGCTGATCGAGTCGGGGAACTATCGACACCCGTACCTCGGCGTCGCGCTCACCCCGGTCACGCCGGCCGTCGCCGCGGCGAACGACCTCGACGAAGCTCGGGGGATTCTCGTAGTGGACGTCGCGCCGGGCGGGCCCGCCGCGGAGCGGCTCCGACCGGCGACCGGGTCGGCGGCCGTCGACGGCGCCCGCGTGCGGACGGATGGCGACGTGCTGGTCGAGATCGATGCCACCGAGGTCGTGACCACCGAGGACCTCGGAAGCTACCTCGCGCTAAACGCCGCTCCCGGCGATACGGTCGAGTGCCGGGTCCTGCGCGACGGAACCGAACGGACCGTCGAGGTCGAACTCGGCGTCCGCCCGGGACGGCCGTCCGACGCCGTGTGA
- a CDS encoding DUF7331 family protein yields MSDHPEAGQWDSATTGATQPRGAESVERYETDDGTVFFDAQNPLAWVEASVTLSLAEQV; encoded by the coding sequence ATGTCCGACCACCCGGAAGCCGGCCAGTGGGACAGCGCGACGACCGGAGCGACGCAGCCGCGGGGCGCCGAGAGCGTCGAGCGCTACGAGACCGACGACGGGACGGTGTTCTTCGACGCGCAGAACCCGCTCGCGTGGGTGGAGGCGTCCGTCACACTCTCGCTCGCCGAGCAAGTGTAA